A part of Variovorax sp. HW608 genomic DNA contains:
- a CDS encoding HAMP domain-containing sensor histidine kinase: MRRSNGRPSHWRHRWGHSLRVRLITVFVLLALAMTAVFLGGMQRAFSGGWRDAARPIVTDYLDRLVADLGTPPDVERAKALVARLPISIRIEGPAVNWDSHPDRRRYGYGYGARGDWLSRTTADGHRVTFGLGTLPWQREPQGIGWITLALLLGLIVLAYAYVRRLLRPLDDIRAGAERFGRGAFDAPIPLRRRDELGDLAARINTMARDIQGMLDAKRALLLALSHELRSPLTRARLNAELLPATPEGATERAALLRDLAEMRDLISDLLESERLASPHAALHREPVDLAALVREVAGELEGGERVVIDAPTDLPTLSLDRARIRLLVRNLLDNALRHGAEGPQPPHLALRRAGQGGIEMEVRDFGPGVDAAQLDRLTEPFYRTDSARQRATGGVGLGMYLCRLVAEAHGGRLSVRNAAPGLAVTAALA, encoded by the coding sequence ATGAGGCGTAGCAACGGCCGGCCTTCGCACTGGCGCCATCGCTGGGGCCATTCGCTGCGCGTGCGGCTCATCACCGTTTTCGTGCTGCTCGCGCTGGCGATGACGGCGGTGTTCCTCGGCGGCATGCAGCGCGCCTTCTCCGGCGGCTGGCGCGATGCCGCGCGGCCGATCGTGACCGACTACCTGGACCGCCTCGTGGCCGACCTCGGCACGCCGCCCGACGTCGAGCGCGCGAAGGCGCTGGTCGCGCGCCTGCCGATCTCGATCCGCATCGAAGGACCGGCGGTGAACTGGGATTCGCATCCGGACCGCCGCCGCTACGGCTACGGCTACGGCGCGCGCGGCGACTGGCTCAGCCGCACCACCGCCGACGGCCACCGCGTCACCTTCGGGCTCGGCACGCTGCCCTGGCAGCGCGAGCCGCAGGGCATCGGCTGGATCACGCTCGCGCTGCTGCTGGGCTTGATCGTGCTGGCCTATGCCTATGTGCGCCGATTGCTGCGCCCGCTCGACGACATCCGCGCCGGTGCCGAGCGTTTCGGGCGCGGGGCCTTCGATGCGCCGATCCCGCTGCGGCGGCGCGACGAACTGGGCGATCTCGCGGCGCGCATCAACACCATGGCGCGCGACATCCAGGGCATGCTCGACGCCAAGCGGGCCTTGCTGCTGGCGCTCAGTCACGAGCTGCGTTCGCCGCTCACCCGTGCGCGGCTCAACGCCGAGCTGCTGCCGGCGACGCCCGAAGGCGCGACCGAGCGCGCCGCGCTGCTGCGCGATCTGGCGGAGATGCGCGACCTGATCAGCGACCTGCTCGAAAGCGAGCGGCTCGCCAGTCCACATGCAGCGCTGCATCGCGAGCCGGTCGATCTCGCAGCGCTGGTGCGCGAAGTGGCGGGCGAGCTGGAGGGCGGGGAGCGGGTCGTCATCGACGCGCCGACCGATCTGCCGACGCTCTCGCTGGACCGCGCGCGCATCCGCCTCCTGGTGCGCAACCTGCTGGACAACGCCCTGCGCCACGGCGCCGAAGGCCCGCAGCCGCCGCATCTGGCATTGCGCCGCGCGGGGCAGGGCGGCATCGAAATGGAGGTGCGCGATTTCGGCCCGGGCGTCGATGCGGCCCAGCTCGACCGGCTGACCGAGCCCTTCTACCGCACCGACAGCGCACGCCAGCGCGCGACCGGCGGCGTCGGGCTCGGCATGTACCTGTGCCGGCTGGTGGCCGAAGCGCACGGCGGCCGGCTCTCGGTGCGCAACGCCGCGCCGGGGCTCGCCGTCACGGCCGCGCTGGCCTGA
- a CDS encoding response regulator transcription factor yields the protein MPRILLIDDDEHLGAPLASYFARFDYVLESTTRPSDGLAKLRAGHYDAAILDVMLPEMDGFALCREIRKESDIPIVMLTARGEVMDRVVGLELGADDYLPKPFEPRELVARVQTILRRQRSTPAAPPAQRRDFDGLSIDLDKREVLRHGERIELTGTEFELLALLADQPGKVWSRDDILNRLRGHEAELYTRAVDIVVSRLRKKLEPLDCIKTLRNAGYTLAVGKSAP from the coding sequence ATGCCACGCATCCTGCTGATCGACGACGACGAGCACCTGGGCGCACCGCTCGCGAGCTACTTCGCGCGCTTCGACTACGTGCTGGAGAGCACCACGCGCCCCAGCGACGGCCTGGCGAAGCTGCGCGCCGGCCACTATGACGCCGCGATCCTCGACGTCATGCTGCCCGAGATGGACGGCTTCGCGCTGTGCCGCGAGATCCGCAAGGAAAGCGACATCCCGATCGTGATGCTGACCGCACGCGGCGAGGTCATGGACCGCGTGGTGGGCCTCGAGCTCGGCGCCGACGACTACCTGCCCAAGCCCTTCGAGCCGCGCGAACTGGTGGCGCGGGTGCAGACCATCCTGCGGCGCCAGCGCAGCACGCCGGCCGCACCGCCGGCGCAGCGCCGGGACTTCGACGGCCTCTCGATCGACCTCGACAAGCGCGAAGTCCTGCGCCACGGCGAGCGCATCGAGCTGACCGGCACCGAGTTCGAGCTGCTCGCGCTGCTGGCCGACCAGCCCGGCAAGGTCTGGAGCCGCGACGACATCCTCAACCGCCTGCGCGGGCACGAGGCCGAGCTCTACACGCGCGCAGTCGACATCGTCGTCAGCCGGCTGCGCAAGAAGCTCGAACCGCTGGACTGCATCAAGACGCTGCGCAACGCGGGCTACACGCTCGCCGTGGGCAAGAGCGCGCCATGA
- a CDS encoding TlpA disulfide reductase family protein — protein sequence MKKLIPAALLGLALAVGAGVYLGTGASAAPASTFVLLDGTKKTTEDLKGKVTLVNFWATSCVTCVGEMPKVIATYDKYKNQGYDTLAVAMSYDPPAYVVNFAETRKLPFKVAIDNTGAVAQAWGDVKLTPTTYVVNKRGEIVKRYVGEPDFAELHKLIEKLLAEA from the coding sequence ATGAAGAAACTCATTCCCGCCGCCCTTCTGGGCCTTGCCCTGGCTGTCGGCGCGGGCGTCTACCTCGGCACCGGCGCTTCCGCGGCGCCGGCCTCGACCTTCGTGCTGCTCGACGGCACCAAGAAAACCACCGAGGACCTGAAGGGCAAGGTGACGCTGGTCAATTTCTGGGCAACGAGCTGCGTCACCTGCGTCGGGGAGATGCCCAAGGTGATCGCAACCTACGACAAGTACAAGAACCAGGGCTACGACACCCTGGCCGTCGCGATGAGCTACGACCCGCCGGCCTATGTCGTCAATTTCGCCGAGACGCGCAAGCTCCCGTTCAAGGTGGCGATCGACAACACCGGCGCGGTGGCCCAGGCCTGGGGCGACGTGAAGCTCACGCCGACCACCTACGTGGTCAACAAGCGCGGCGAGATCGTGAAGCGCTACGTCGGCGAGCCGGACTTCGCCGAACTGCACAAGCTGATCGAGAAGCTGCTCGCCGAGGCCTGA
- a CDS encoding HPr family phosphocarrier protein, translating into MIKTSVTISNKLGLHARASAKLTKLAGGYPCDVWLSRGERRVNAKSIMGVMMLAAGLGVTVEVETQGDQEQEALDAIVALMNDKFGEGE; encoded by the coding sequence GTGATCAAGACATCCGTGACCATCAGCAATAAGCTGGGCCTGCATGCGCGCGCCTCGGCCAAACTCACCAAGCTCGCGGGGGGCTATCCCTGCGACGTCTGGCTCTCGCGCGGCGAGCGCCGCGTGAATGCCAAGAGCATCATGGGCGTGATGATGCTGGCCGCCGGCCTCGGCGTGACGGTGGAGGTCGAGACCCAGGGCGATCAGGAGCAGGAGGCCCTGGACGCCATCGTTGCGCTCATGAACGACAAGTTCGGCGAAGGAGAGTGA
- the ptsP gene encoding phosphoenolpyruvate--protein phosphotransferase, which translates to MTFAIHGLPVARGIAIGRAVLVVSSRIDVAHYFIKPEEIESEIDRVRVARNGVTEELQKLQASVALMGPNDAPHELSALLDVHLMLLQDEVLTTGVKHWIVERLYNAEWALTTQLEIVARQFDEMEDEYLRERKADLEQVVERLLHRMKGTAAVLAPPPPPRRKRAAAENDDVDHADPTAGEAFDAPLVLIAHDLSPADMLQFKKSVFAGFVTDVGGRTSHTAIVARSMDIPAVVGARSVSQLVRQDDWVIIDGDAGVVIVDPSPIILAEYGFKQRQGDLERGRLSRLRHKPAVTLDGQRVELLANIEMPEDTLGAVKAGAVGVGLFRSEFLFMGRESQRKTRLPDEEEQYGAYRRAIDGMQGMPVTIRTIDVGADKPLDGKSVRDDAHLNPALGLRAIRWSLADPAMFLTQLRAILRAAAHGEIHLLIPMLAHVSEIRQTLSLIDFARAELDNRGVAYGHVKVGAMIEIPAAALTLRTFLKYFDFLSIGTNDLIQYTLAIDRADESVAHLYDPAHPAVLRLVADTIAECRRQGKGVSVCGEMAGDVMFTRLLLGLGLRSFSMHPSQILAVKQEVLRADVSKLEAWAREVVEAEDPAAALAR; encoded by the coding sequence ATGACATTCGCTATCCACGGTCTTCCGGTCGCCCGTGGCATTGCCATCGGGCGTGCGGTGCTCGTGGTGTCGAGCCGCATCGACGTCGCGCACTACTTCATCAAGCCCGAGGAGATCGAATCCGAGATCGACCGCGTGCGCGTCGCCCGCAACGGCGTGACCGAAGAACTGCAGAAGCTGCAGGCCAGCGTCGCGCTCATGGGGCCCAACGACGCGCCGCACGAACTCTCCGCGCTGCTCGACGTGCACCTGATGCTGCTGCAGGACGAGGTGCTCACCACCGGCGTCAAGCACTGGATCGTCGAGCGCCTCTACAACGCCGAATGGGCGCTCACCACCCAGCTCGAAATCGTCGCCCGCCAGTTCGACGAGATGGAGGACGAGTACCTGCGCGAGCGCAAGGCCGACCTGGAGCAGGTGGTCGAGCGGCTGCTGCACCGCATGAAGGGCACCGCCGCGGTCCTCGCGCCGCCGCCTCCGCCGCGGCGCAAGCGGGCCGCCGCCGAGAACGACGACGTGGACCATGCCGATCCCACCGCCGGCGAGGCCTTCGATGCGCCGCTGGTGCTGATCGCGCACGACCTGTCGCCGGCCGACATGCTGCAGTTCAAGAAGAGCGTGTTCGCCGGCTTCGTGACCGACGTCGGCGGCCGCACCTCGCACACCGCGATCGTCGCGCGCAGCATGGACATCCCTGCCGTGGTCGGCGCGCGCAGCGTGAGCCAGCTCGTGCGGCAGGACGACTGGGTCATCATCGACGGCGATGCCGGCGTGGTGATCGTCGATCCGTCGCCGATCATCCTGGCCGAATACGGCTTCAAGCAGCGCCAGGGCGACCTCGAACGCGGGCGGCTGTCGCGGCTGCGGCACAAGCCGGCTGTCACGCTCGACGGCCAGCGCGTCGAGCTGCTCGCCAACATCGAGATGCCCGAGGACACGCTGGGCGCCGTCAAGGCGGGCGCGGTCGGCGTCGGCCTGTTCCGCAGCGAATTCCTCTTCATGGGGCGCGAGTCGCAGCGCAAGACGCGCCTGCCCGACGAGGAGGAGCAGTACGGGGCCTACCGGCGCGCGATCGACGGCATGCAGGGCATGCCGGTCACGATCCGCACCATCGACGTCGGGGCGGACAAGCCGCTCGACGGCAAGTCGGTGCGCGACGACGCCCATCTGAACCCCGCGCTCGGCCTGCGCGCGATCCGCTGGAGCCTGGCCGATCCGGCGATGTTCCTCACGCAGCTGCGCGCCATCCTCCGCGCCGCGGCGCACGGCGAGATCCACCTCTTGATCCCGATGCTGGCGCACGTGAGCGAGATCCGGCAGACGCTGTCGCTCATCGACTTCGCACGCGCCGAACTCGACAACCGCGGCGTCGCCTATGGCCACGTGAAGGTCGGCGCGATGATCGAGATCCCGGCGGCCGCACTCACGCTGCGCACCTTCCTCAAGTACTTCGACTTCCTCTCGATCGGCACCAACGACCTGATCCAGTACACGCTTGCGATCGACCGTGCCGACGAATCGGTGGCGCACCTCTACGACCCCGCGCACCCCGCGGTGCTCAGGCTGGTGGCCGACACCATTGCCGAGTGCCGCCGCCAGGGCAAGGGCGTGAGCGTCTGCGGCGAAATGGCCGGCGACGTGATGTTCACCCGCCTGCTGCTCGGGCTGGGCCTGCGCAGCTTCTCGATGCATCCCTCGCAGATCCTGGCGGTCAAGCAGGAGGTGCTGCGCGCCGACGTCAGCAAGCTCGAAGCCTGGGCGCGCGAAGTCGTCGAGGCCGAGGATCCCGCGGCCGCGCTGGCCCGGTAG
- a CDS encoding GNAT family N-acetyltransferase, protein MSHSTSRPLPLAGMPEIVLLTPDEAHELDAVRAIFRDYAASLDIDLCFQHFDEELAALPGEYAEPRGALLLALVSTTDTAVLVKAEPLQRAQGGLAHVAGCCALRPLDSADYPNAAEMKRLYVRPEFRGVGLGRQLAEAILDAARGAGYACVLLDTLDDMESARALYEDLGFVEVPPYYHNPIPGSHYLKVEL, encoded by the coding sequence ATGAGCCATTCGACGTCGCGTCCGCTCCCGCTGGCGGGCATGCCCGAGATCGTGCTGCTCACGCCCGACGAGGCGCACGAGCTCGACGCTGTCCGCGCCATCTTCCGCGACTACGCGGCCTCGCTGGACATCGATCTCTGTTTCCAGCATTTCGATGAAGAGCTCGCGGCCCTGCCGGGCGAATACGCCGAGCCGCGCGGCGCGCTGTTGCTGGCCCTGGTCAGCACCACGGATACGGCCGTGCTGGTGAAGGCCGAGCCCTTGCAGCGCGCCCAGGGGGGTCTTGCCCATGTCGCGGGCTGCTGTGCGCTGCGCCCGCTGGATTCAGCCGACTATCCCAACGCCGCGGAAATGAAGCGCCTCTATGTGCGGCCCGAATTTCGCGGGGTGGGACTCGGGCGGCAGTTGGCCGAAGCCATCCTGGATGCCGCGCGCGGCGCCGGCTATGCGTGCGTGCTGCTGGACACGCTCGACGACATGGAATCGGCGAGGGCACTCTACGAAGACCTGGGCTTCGTCGAAGTGCCCCCCTACTACCACAACCCGATTCCGGGGTCGCACTACCTCAAGGTGGAGCTTTAG
- a CDS encoding PTS sugar transporter subunit IIA: MNSIFIIAHVPLANALRQCALHVFPDCESSIAALDVLPNVSPDETLAAARITLAQLQRTPRSQVLVLADVFGATPCNVAQKLVDGVRSRLVAGVNLPMLLRAVSYRNEPLDTLVQRALTGGTAGVMQVAVTAPQNQARRKHSDQDIRDHQQ, encoded by the coding sequence ATGAACAGCATCTTCATCATCGCCCACGTGCCGCTCGCGAATGCGCTGCGGCAATGCGCGCTGCATGTGTTTCCCGATTGCGAGTCGTCGATCGCGGCGCTCGACGTGCTGCCCAATGTCTCGCCGGACGAAACCCTCGCGGCCGCGCGCATCACGCTGGCGCAGCTCCAGCGGACGCCGCGCTCGCAGGTGCTCGTGCTGGCCGACGTGTTCGGCGCGACGCCCTGCAACGTGGCCCAGAAGCTCGTCGACGGCGTCCGTTCGCGGCTCGTGGCGGGCGTCAACCTGCCCATGCTGCTGCGCGCCGTGAGCTACCGCAACGAGCCGCTCGATACGCTGGTGCAGCGCGCGCTCACCGGCGGCACCGCCGGCGTGATGCAGGTCGCGGTGACCGCACCCCAGAACCAGGCAAGAAGAAAGCACAGTGATCAAGACATCCGTGACCATCAGCAATAA
- a CDS encoding DUF4260 domain-containing protein — MSYVSHSSGVPRAGNWPAAWTTRRQAADAAAEGAVSGGVRTVLRLEGLVVLLASVAGYGQFGAGWGAFATLFLVPDLSVLGYLAGPRTGAAIYNLAHAYALPVALLALGAVAGLPVALAVGLIWCAHIGFDRMLGLGLKYGSGFAATHLGRIGPADPW, encoded by the coding sequence ATGAGCTACGTCTCGCACTCATCGGGCGTGCCGCGCGCCGGGAACTGGCCGGCGGCGTGGACGACCCGCCGGCAGGCGGCCGATGCCGCTGCAGAGGGCGCGGTCTCCGGCGGCGTCCGCACGGTGCTGCGCCTCGAAGGCCTCGTCGTGCTGCTCGCCTCGGTCGCCGGCTACGGGCAGTTCGGTGCAGGTTGGGGCGCATTCGCCACGCTGTTCCTCGTGCCCGACCTCTCGGTCCTCGGCTACCTGGCAGGGCCGCGCACCGGCGCGGCGATCTACAACCTCGCGCACGCGTACGCCCTGCCGGTGGCGCTGCTCGCGCTCGGCGCCGTGGCCGGTCTGCCGGTCGCGCTCGCGGTCGGCCTGATCTGGTGCGCGCACATCGGCTTCGACCGCATGCTGGGCCTGGGACTGAAATACGGCTCGGGCTTCGCGGCCACGCACCTCGGGCGCATCGGGCCGGCCGATCCCTGGTGA
- a CDS encoding Spy/CpxP family protein refolding chaperone produces the protein MNPWFKRSLFGLAGAALVAGSLTGCGAYRHGGWHNASEQDRAEFRARMVERVSSKLELDAAQKAKLVTLSEKIQAQRAALRGGGDPRAEFRALFAGDKLDQERAKKLVEDKTAAIQAGSPEVIAAAADFFDSLNPTQQQKVRDFMDRARRWGRG, from the coding sequence ATGAATCCCTGGTTCAAACGATCCCTCTTCGGCCTCGCCGGTGCGGCGCTGGTCGCCGGCAGCCTCACCGGTTGCGGTGCCTATCGCCACGGCGGCTGGCACAACGCCTCCGAGCAGGACCGCGCCGAATTCCGCGCACGCATGGTCGAGCGCGTGAGCAGCAAGCTCGAACTCGACGCCGCGCAGAAAGCCAAGCTCGTGACCCTGAGCGAGAAGATCCAGGCCCAGCGCGCGGCACTGCGCGGCGGCGGCGATCCGCGTGCCGAGTTCCGTGCCCTGTTTGCCGGCGACAAGCTCGACCAGGAGCGTGCGAAGAAACTGGTCGAGGACAAGACCGCCGCCATCCAGGCCGGCAGCCCCGAGGTGATCGCCGCGGCGGCCGACTTCTTCGACAGCCTCAATCCGACGCAGCAGCAGAAGGTCCGTGACTTCATGGACCGCGCCCGACGCTGGGGCCGGGGATGA